In Edaphobacter aggregans, the sequence TTCATCACCTCAGTTACATTAATGTCGGTCCGCCGCTTATCCACGATGGCCAACGGCACTTCCAACTTCTTGGCGAAAAATCTCGCCCGCTCCACGCCTCCCGCATCCGGCGAAACCACCGTCAGGTTCGGCAACTCCAAATCCCGGAAATAGCTCACCAGCACCGGGCTGGCAAACAGATGATCCACCGGAATATTGAAGAATCCCTGTATCTGCGCCGCATGCAGATCGACCAGCAGAGCCCGGTTCGCACCGGCAGTCTGCAGCAGATCCGCAACCAGCTTCGACGTAATGGCAACACGCGGACGGTCCTTGCGGTCCTGCCTCGCATAGCCATAGTAGGGAATCACAACCGTGATGCGCCCGGCCGATGCGCGCTTCAGCGCGTCCATCATGATCAGCAGCTCCACGAGATGCTGATCGACTGGGTAACACGTAGGCTGAACGACAAATACGTCCGCACCGCGAACGTTTTCGAGCAGCTGAAAGTGAACCTCGCCGTCGGAGAATCTCTGCAACCGGGTCTCGCCCAGCGGCACACCGACGAACTTGCAAATCTCCTCGGCCAGCGGCCGGTTCGAAGACCCGCAGAAAATCTTGAAGCGCTTTGGCTCTGGAATCCGTCCGGAGCGCTTCCTCTCCGAACTTGCCTTGGCCTGCCCGCCGGGCTGACCCTGCGCGGAGCCTTGGGGTTGAGGCTGGGAGCTCTCGTCTTGCTCCTCAGCCTGCCCTGAAATAGGGGAAAGAACTGCAGTCGTGTCTTGTTTGCTCACGTTTGAAACCTCCAGGTTGGTTGACCTTGAATAGTTCCTGCTGCTTGGTCTTGCGAAGCCTTGTTGCGGCTCCGTTCTTCTTGCAAATCCTGTTGCGAATCCTGCAAAACGAAAGATCAATCTTCCAAACTTCTAACTTCTTCGTCCGCCCCTGCGTCTCTTGTTCTTCCTGCAGGCTGCGGCATCCAAAAATCGTTCAACTTCTGCGGCACATTGTTGCCGCCAAAGAACCCTAACTTGCTCCTCGCATATGGCGTCGACTTGTTGGTTGGGCGACTAGGATTCGAACCTAGACAAAGAGATTCAAAGTCTCTTGACCTACCGTTAGTCGATCGCCCAGTAAACCGCCGGATACTATCGCGATGACCGGCGTGGTCACCCTGCGAACATTCTCGTCCAGTAATCCTCTCGAGGCAAGGTACTCGTTACAAATGCCTTAACCCCGGACGCCTGAACGCGCCGTTGAGCAGCCTCTGCGTCCGCCTCGGACCGGTAAAGTCCAAACAAGGCAGAGCCCGATCCCGACAGAGCTGCGTATATCGCAGGGCTGTCAGTAGCACCCGTTTCATTACCCATCAATTGACGCTTGGTTATTCGCAAGGAGGGATACTGCGGAAACACAACATCTTCAAAGTCATTATGAAGATCGCGGTTTCCAATCCCGGTGCGGACAAGCGCGAGAAGGGCATTCTCGGCCAGATCGTTCAGCGCATAACTCTGGTTCTCACCAGATAAACCCTGTTTTTTCTCAGGATTAGGATCGCGAACGATACCGGAGGTGCCGGACTTACTATCACCTGTCTTCGCAGAGAGGGACGCGTAAGCAAGACTCAACTCATTTAGTCTATCGGGGTTATCCACAGAAGTCAATCCAGCCCCCGACGCCTGAGACCCAACCCCCGACCCAGCTTCAATCCTGTCTGATTCCCCTGACGCCCCGGCCACCAAAGCATCCCAATCCCGAAAAGCCGCCGGAGTCGAAACCCCCACCGCCGGAACCGCCACCACACACCACGTCCGGGGCAAATCCGGCATAGGGACGACTAACTCCCCCCGCCCCAACCCCAAAACCGCCCCACCAATCAGAAACAAAGGCACATCCGACCCCACCTCAGCCGCCAGCTTTAACCGCTCCACCCCCGGCAGAGCCAGCCCAAGCTCCCGCTCCAACCCAATCAAAGCCGCCGCAGCATTCGCCGACCCAGCCCCCATCCCCCCCTGCACGGGCAGCCGCTTCTCTATATGGATATCGACCTCAGCTGTCACCCCTAGCCGTTCCAACCCTCGCTCAACCATCTTCCAGCAAGTATTCCGCCCATCCGTAGGAACCCGAACATCGTTAGTCGTCAGCGAGATCCGCGTAGCCGAACCCGAAGCCGGTCGAGCCGTAACCGTAACCAAATCAAACAGATCCAACGTCTGATACAGCGTAGTCAGCCCATGAAACCCATCCGGACGCACCGGCCCAATCGCCAACCCCAAATTAACCTTCGAATAAGACCGAACAATCGTCCCCATAGACACCCATTCTAGGTGTCAAGGAGCTGCGGAACGAAGTTTTACCGATTCGATCTGAGTTGTCCCCTACCCCGCCCTCACCACATTCGCTAACCAGCACACCTATTCTTTATCACCAGAATCCAAGCTATCCTGTCTTCAGACATCCCTGCTCAATCAGTCAGGAGCCACCCTTGCGCCCAGCCGCCGCCCGCATCGCTGCATCTTTCGTCGCCCTCACCTTCCTTGCGACAACGCTTCAGGCTCAGCAGCCCAATCTCGAGCCAACTCGCGCTCCTCATGCAATGGTCGTCACAGTCGAGCACAACGCCACCGACGCAGGAGTAGAGATCCTCAAACAGGGAGGCAACGCAGTCGATGCCGCCGTAGCCGTACACTTCGCGCTCGCCGTCGTCTACCCTTTCGCCGGCAACCTCGGCGGAGGCGGCTTCATGCTCATCCGCGACAAACACGGCAAATCCCATTTCCTCGATTACCGCGAAAAGGCCCCCGCTGCTGCTACCCGTGACATGTACCTCGACGCCAAGGGCGACATCGTCCCCCGCATGTCGCTCGTCGGTTACAAGGCCAGCGGAGTCCCCGGCTCAGTCGCTGGCGTGGTCTACGCGCAAAAGCACTTCGGTAAACTCACCCTCGCCCAGGACATGGCCCCTGCCATCCGCCTCGCCACCGAGGGCTTCGTTCTCTCCGACGCCGAAGCGCGCATGTTGCAGAGCAAGAACATGACGCTCTTCCCGGCCTCCGCGCATATCTACCAGCGTGATGGCAACTTCTATAAAGAAGGCGAGACCTTCAAGCAGCCCGAGCTCGCCGCCACCCTCGTCCGCATCTCCAAAGACCCCGACGAGTTCTACAAAGGCGCGATGGCCCACCAGATCGCCGACGTCGAAAAAGCCGGCGGCGGCCTCATCACCGCCGAAGACCTCGCCGCCTACCAGGTCAAAGATCGCGAGCCCATCAAAGGAAAGTACCGCGGCTACGACATCATCACAGCTCCGCCACCCTCCTCCGGCGGCATCGTCCTCGTCGAGATCCTCAACATTCTCTCCACCTACGACCTGCCCAAGTTAGGCTCCGACCGCAGCGCCGCCCAGGTCCACATCATCACCGAAGCCTTCCGCCGAGCCTACATGGACCGCTCCGACTACCTCGGCGATCCCGACTTCAACACCCTCCCCTTGAAGCAGATGGCCAATCCGAAATACGCCGCCGCATGGCGCGCCTCCATCGACCCCGGCAAGCCCACGCCAAGCAAAAACCTGACCCGTCCGGCAGGCTTCCTCCCGCCTCCGCCTTCCGCGACGAAGACAAAAGAATCCACCGAGACCACACACTTCTCCATCGTCGACTCGGAGGGCAACTCCGTCGCCAGCACCACCACACTCAACGGCGGCTTCGGCTGCGGAGTCACCATCGCAGGCCTCGGCTTCCTCATGAACAACGAGATGGACGACTTCACCTCCAAGGTCGGTGTTCCCAACATGTACGGCCTCATGCAGAGCTCCGCCAACTCCATCGAGCCGGGCAAACGACCACTCTCTGCCATGACTCCCACCATCATTACCACACATGGCACCATGTTCCACCGGCCAAAACTCGCCTATGTCATGGGAACCCCGGGCGGTTCTACCATCATCACCAC encodes:
- a CDS encoding ribose-phosphate diphosphokinase; its protein translation is MSKQDTTAVLSPISGQAEEQDESSQPQPQGSAQGQPGGQAKASSERKRSGRIPEPKRFKIFCGSSNRPLAEEICKFVGVPLGETRLQRFSDGEVHFQLLENVRGADVFVVQPTCYPVDQHLVELLIMMDALKRASAGRITVVIPYYGYARQDRKDRPRVAITSKLVADLLQTAGANRALLVDLHAAQIQGFFNIPVDHLFASPVLVSYFRDLELPNLTVVSPDAGGVERARFFAKKLEVPLAIVDKRRTDINVTEVMNVIGDVRGRTCLILDDIIDTAGTLVKTADALLDQGAAKVYACATHAVLSGPAVERIATSRLEELIVTNTIPLREDALRVPKIKVLSIAGLLGRAIESIHMETSVSRLFD
- a CDS encoding 4-(cytidine 5'-diphospho)-2-C-methyl-D-erythritol kinase translates to MGTIVRSYSKVNLGLAIGPVRPDGFHGLTTLYQTLDLFDLVTVTARPASGSATRISLTTNDVRVPTDGRNTCWKMVERGLERLGVTAEVDIHIEKRLPVQGGMGAGSANAAAALIGLERELGLALPGVERLKLAAEVGSDVPLFLIGGAVLGLGRGELVVPMPDLPRTWCVVAVPAVGVSTPAAFRDWDALVAGASGESDRIEAGSGVGSQASGAGLTSVDNPDRLNELSLAYASLSAKTGDSKSGTSGIVRDPNPEKKQGLSGENQSYALNDLAENALLALVRTGIGNRDLHNDFEDVVFPQYPSLRITKRQLMGNETGATDSPAIYAALSGSGSALFGLYRSEADAEAAQRRVQASGVKAFVTSTLPREDYWTRMFAG
- the ggt gene encoding gamma-glutamyltransferase; this encodes MRPAAARIAASFVALTFLATTLQAQQPNLEPTRAPHAMVVTVEHNATDAGVEILKQGGNAVDAAVAVHFALAVVYPFAGNLGGGGFMLIRDKHGKSHFLDYREKAPAAATRDMYLDAKGDIVPRMSLVGYKASGVPGSVAGVVYAQKHFGKLTLAQDMAPAIRLATEGFVLSDAEARMLQSKNMTLFPASAHIYQRDGNFYKEGETFKQPELAATLVRISKDPDEFYKGAMAHQIADVEKAGGGLITAEDLAAYQVKDREPIKGKYRGYDIITAPPPSSGGIVLVEILNILSTYDLPKLGSDRSAAQVHIITEAFRRAYMDRSDYLGDPDFNTLPLKQMANPKYAAAWRASIDPGKPTPSKNLTRPAGFLPPPPSATKTKESTETTHFSIVDSEGNSVASTTTLNGGFGCGVTIAGLGFLMNNEMDDFTSKVGVPNMYGLMQSSANSIEPGKRPLSAMTPTIITTHGTMFHRPKLAYVMGTPGGSTIITTVANDVISAIDNGLNIQAVADAPRFHHQYLPDRLDFEKKFPDDIVTQLKAMGYDTNRNQAADDKSPGLWGDSELIAVDPNTGELLGGHDSRRAFGKAAGY